In the genome of Ananas comosus cultivar F153 linkage group 11, ASM154086v1, whole genome shotgun sequence, one region contains:
- the LOC109717182 gene encoding uncharacterized protein LOC109717182: MDCTVKAALQSLVLCVILWISCIEAKRWRLTEEEDANLERQLKILNKPYVKSYKVANGDIIDCVDIYKQPAFDHPLLKNHTLQQRPSSAIKNAVNGPSENGKHELGVKESCPEGYVPIRRTRKEDLIRAKKYAQHLQLKRSNHVQSNSRAGNHYAILGWFGGPLRFYGAEALMDVFNLPGVVDGQFSSAQIILEKGDGGPEDYINTIQFGWDVDHKLNGDNLTHFFIYWTSDDYQKTGCFNQLCPGYVQISQKFFPGGVLQPGRGAIKLTVLRDPYNLNWYLLTGTEVVGYFPKQIFNNMADSDQVEMGGIVHKPESMHFSPPMGNGAFPDNARSACEYKQIVFFDGAGNSYQPRSTAYRYHDVPNFYGLSDPKNYSGDDGYTFQFGGPGGYIYA; the protein is encoded by the exons ATGGATTGCACTGTTAAGGCCGCATTACAATCTCTGGTGCTCTGTGTTATTCTTTGGATTAGCTGCATCGAAGCAAAACGGTGGCGTCTGACGGAGGAGGAAGATGCAAATTTAGAGAGACAATTGAAGATCCTCAACAAACCCTATGTTAAGTCCTATAAG GTTGCAAACGGGGATATTATTGATTGTGTTGACATCTACAAACAACCGGCTTTTGATCATCCTCTCTTAAAGAATCACACGCTTCAG CAGAGACCCAGTTCAGCTATCAAGAATGCGGTCAATGGACCGTCAGAAAACGGAAAGCATGAGCTTGGCGTAAAGGAAAGTTGCCCAGAAGGGTATGTTCCTATAAGGCGTACTCGGAAAGAAGACTTGATAAGAGCAAAAAAGTATGCTCAACACCTTCAACTTAAAAGATCAAATCATGTACAGTCAAACAGCCGTGCCGGAAATCAT TATGCGATCCTCGGCTGGTTTGGTGGTCCGCTGAGGTTCTACGGTGCAGAGGCTCTTATGGATGTATTCAATCTTCCAGGTGTCGTAGACGGTCAATTCTCCTCGGCCCAGATAATCCTTGAGAAAGGAGACGGTGGTCCTGAGGATTACATAAACACCATCCAATTTGGATGGGAT GTAGACCACAAACTCAACGGCGATAACCTTACTCATTTCTTCATTTATTGGACT TCGGATGATTATCAGAAGACAGGTTGCTTCAATCAACTGTGCCCGGGTTATGTACAGATCAGTCAGAAATTTTTCCCAGGTGGTGTTCTTCAGCCGGGGCGAGGAGCAATCAAACTTACAGTTCTGAGA GATCCATACAACTTAAATTGGTACTTGCTGACTGGAACTGAAGTAGTAGGGTATTTTCCGAAGCAAATCTTCAACAACATGGCAGATTCCGACCAAGTTGAAATGGGCGGGATCGTCCACAAGCCGGAGAGCATGCATTTCAGCCCGCCTATGGGCAATGGCGCTTTCCCTGACAATGCGAGAAGCGCTTGCGAGTACAAACAAATTGTCTTCTTCGATGGAGCCGGGAACAGCTATCAACCGCGTAGTACTGCTTACCGCTATCACGATGTCCCAAACTTCTATGGTCTCTCTGACCCCAAAAACTATAGTGGTGACGACGGATATACGTTCCAATTTGGAGGACCAGGAGGATACATCTATGCATAG
- the LOC109717372 gene encoding protein STICHEL-like 4, producing MTKAVRRDRADDDSGVGGGGGGVGDHLRSHVHLTNCIHLKNHMHRHSPNPAERSLMRDLVALQRSRSLRDPSTSPPSWLSPSAASAAARRRARDGAAQSGRRSVGTDGRRAEIGRLSTSSPRFPSAKVAAEEASSDRVADESGDASRRSRKSTHSHKVGLRTLLEKMEEAPDQTGDGREPMGRTRPNGLSRGKKRRFKGVRRDRALIDHRGGAMFQRCSVGDGKEEDAEVSQVSRNVCGIPWNWSRIHHRGKSFLDLAGRSLSCGLSDSRGRKSEGTALQSQGNGVNLPIAPDNLTSSTSSDSEALPLLVQASETRNGSGNPYLAQDYSGELGIYSNNSLGYEEDSDLASEARSGNNRQKVKGHRRGRHRSLTQKYMPKTFKDLVGQNLVVQALSNAVLRKKVGLVYVFYGPHGTGKTSCARVFAKALNCEAVEHPKPCDVCSSCISFNLGKSRNVMEVGPIGNFDFESIMDILDNVMLSPLSSHYKVFIIDDCDTLPPDAWSVISKVVDRAPRHVVFVLISSNLDLPHIIISRCQKFFFPKLKETDIINTLQWISTSEGLEVDKDALKLIASRSDGSLRDAEMTLDQLSLLGQRISLSLVQELVGLVPDEKLVDLLDLALSADTVNTVKSLREIMESGVEPLALMSQLATIITDILAGSYVFTRERLRRKFFRRPTLSKEDMEKLRQALKTLSEAEKQLRVSNDKLTWLTAALLQLAPDQQYMLPSSSADTSLNQSPLTLPNHSARDVPKNSNNDNHDLMHRSNKMPSSHFSGKRHGEHTPDSLMLSTRRTRASERYSHGKGHTDDEKIWQAVLGYIQSDTLKQFLAQEGKLSSVSLGEAPTVRLVFSSHTSKTKAEKFRGQVLQAFESVLSSPVILEIRYESKKPIRADDQEPSENGSSQMTLKRSLTNHRSLYTGQDNLNRRNIVKGVGSSQGRWLQSDPHILIEGEIIETGPFCQEHEYNGLINSRTGGKDKNKACASVEEASTSQGQENIVPSSERMESEGKHRRKSLVRGKVSLARVINQAEGCSQRGGWSRRKAISIAEKLEQENLRLEPRSRSLLCWKASTMTREKLSKLRMRPRRPRLLSKFVFCGRCLSTRSPR from the exons ATGACCAAAGCCGTGCGGAGAGATCGCGCCGATGACGAtagcggcgtcggcggcggaggaggtggcgtCGGCGACCACCTCCGGAGCCACGTGCATCTGACGAACTGCATCCACCTGAAGAACCACATGCACCGCCACAGTCCCAACCCCGCGGAGCGGTCGCTGATGCGCGACCTCGTCGCGCTCCAGCGGTCGCGATCCCTCCGCGACCCCTCCACGAGCCCCCCCTCGTGGCTCTCCCCCTCCGCCGCGAGCGCCGCGGCGCGGAGGCGGGCGAGGGACGGCGCCGCGCAGAGCGGGAGGAGATCCGTCGGCACCGACGGGCGCAGGGCCGAGATCGGACGCCTCTCGACGAGCTCGCCGCGCTTCCCGTCGGCCAAAGTCGCCGCCGAAGAAGCGAGTTCGGACCGCGTTGCGGACGAATCGGGCGACGCGAGCAGGAGGAGTCGGAAGAGTACGCACTCGCACAAAGTCGGCCTCAGAACCCTATTGGAGAAAATGGAGGAAGCCCCAGATCAAACAGGTGATGGGCGAGAACCAATGGGGAGAACACGACCTAACGGGTTAAGCAGGGGAAAGAAGAGGAGATTCAAAGGGGTTAGGCGAGATCGTGCTTTAATCGATCATAGAGGAGGAGCTATGTTTCAGAGATGCAGTGTGGGGGACGGGAAAGAAGAGGATGCGGAGGTGTCGCAGGTGTCGAGAAATGTTTGCGGGATTCCCTGGAATTGGTCGAGAATTCACCACAGAGGAAAATCGTTTCTCGATTTGGCGGGAAGGAGTTTATCCTGCGGGTTATCCGATTCGCGGGGGAGGAAGTCAGAAGGCACTGCTCTACAAAGCCAGGGGAATGGTGTGAATTTGCCGATTGCACCAGACAATTTGACTTCGTCGACAAGCTCTGATTCGGAAGCGTTGCCGTTGCTGGTTCAGGCATCTGAGACTCGGAATGGCAGCGGCAATCCTTATCTGGCGCAGGATTATTCAGGGGAGCTCGGAATTTATTCTAATAATAGTTTGGGGTATGAGGAGGATTCCGACCTTGCGTCAGAGGCAAGGTCAGGTAATAATCGACAAAAAGTGAAAGGGCACCGCCGCGGCAGGCATCGGAGTTTGACCCAAAAGTACATGCCAAAAACCTTCAAAGATCTCGTTGGCCAGAACTTGGTTGTGCAGGCGCTTTCGAATGCTGTTCTGAGGAAAAAAGTTGGGCTGGTTTATGTCTTTTACGGGCCTCATGGAACAGGGAAGACCTCTTGCGCCAGGGTATTTGCTAAGGCCTTGAATTGTGAAGCTGTAGAACATCCTAAGCCGTGCGATGTTTGCAGCTCCTGCATTTCATTCAATCTAGGTAAGAGTAGAAATGTGATGGAAGTAGGGCCTATCGGTAACTTCGATTTCGAGAGCATTATGGATATCCTCGACAACGTGATGCTTTCGCCATTGTCTTCTCACTATAAAGTGTTTATAATTGATGATTGTGACACTTTGCCTCCTGATGCTTGGAGTGTGATCTCAAAAGTCGTCGATAGGGCACCCCGTCATGTGGTTTTTGTCCTCATCAGCTCGAATCTTGATCTGCCTCATATTATCATATCTCGGTGCCAGAAGTTCTTTTTCCCCAAGCTGAAGGAGACTGATATAATCAACACTTTGCAGTGGATTTCAACTAGTGAAGGACTTGAAGTTGACAAGGATGCATTAAAGCTCATAGCTTCTCGATCAGACGGGTCATTACGAGACGCTGAGATGACCCTTGACCAGCTTAGCTTGCTTGGGCAGAGAATATCACTTTCTTTGGTCCAAGAACTT GTTGGTTTGGTGCCGGATGAAAAATTGGTAGATCTGCTTGACTTGGCCTTATCTGCTGACACTGTAAACACCGTTAAAAGCTTGAGAGAAATAATGGAATCTGGCGTGGAACCTTTGGCATTAATGTCTCAACTTGCTACCATAATTACTGATATTCTTGCTGGTAGTTACGTATTCACAAGAGAAAGACTACGCAGAAAATTTTTTCGCCGACCAACCT TATCGAAGGAAGATATGGAAAAGCTACGTCAGGCACTGAAAACACTATCTGAAGCTGAAAAACAGTTGCGAGTGTCGAATGACAAGTTAACTTGGCTTACTGCTGCTCTACTTCAACTTGCTCCAGACCAACAGTATATGCTGCCAAGCTCTTCCGCAGATACAAGCCTCAATCAGAGCCCACTAACCCTTCCTAATCATTCAGCGAGAGATGTACCAAAGAATTCTAATAATGATAATCATGATCTAATGCATCGTAGTAACAAGATGCCTAGCTCTCACTTTAGTGGAAAGAGGCACGGGGAACATACTCCGGATAGTCTTATGTTGTCAACAAGGCGTACTAGAGCAAGTGAGAGATATAGTCATGGAAAAGGACATACGGATGATGAGAAGATCTGGCAAGCAGTGCTTGGGTATATTCAATCAGATACACTCAAACAATTTTTGGCTCAAGAGGGAAAGCTAAGTTCGGTCAGCCTCGGTGAAG CTCCAACTGTCAGATTGGTATTCAGCTCTCATACAAGTAAAACGAAAGCTGAAAAGTTCAGAGGACAAGTTTTGCAGGCATTTGAGTCTGTACTTTCTTCTCCAGTAATACTTGAAATCCGATATGAATCAAAGAAACCCATTAGAGCAGATGACCAAGAGCCTTCTGAGAATGGTTCTTCTCAGATGACTTTGAAAAGGTCACTTACCAATCATAGGTCTCTTTATACAGGACAGGATAATCTTAATAGAAGGAATATTGTCAAAGGAGTTGGTTCTAGTCAAGGCAGATGGTTGCAATCTGATCCCCACATATTGATAGAAGGCGAAATTATTGAAACTGGACCTTTCTGTCAAGAGCACGAGTACAATGGACTGATTAATTCTAGGACAGGAGGGAAGGATAAGAATAAAGCGTGTGCATCTGTGGAGGAAGCATCGACTTCTCAGGGTCAAGAAAACATAGTTCCTTCATCAGAAAGAATGGAGAGCGAAGGGAAACATCGAAGGAAAAGCTTAGTAAGAGGAAAAGTATCCCTTGCACGTGTTATTAACCAGGCAGAAGGTTGTTCACAGCGAGGAGGATGGTCTAGACGAAAAGCGATTTCAATTGCTGAAAAGCTGGAACAAGAGAATCT GAGATTAGAGCCCAGATCAAGAAGTTTACTCTGTTGGAAAGCTTCTACGATGACTCGAGAGAAG CTATCGAAGCTACGAATGAGGCCGCGGAGACCGCGCTTGCTTTCGAAATTTGTCTTCTGTGGAAGATGCTTGTCTACACGATCTCCAAGATGA
- the LOC109717809 gene encoding ubiquitin domain-containing protein 1-like, producing MGCVGSTQKGEENSKKLRKPKPWKHTQPITSAELKQMRDEFWDTAPHYGGQKEIWDALRAAAEADLSLAQAIVDSAGIIVSSTDMTLCYDERGAKYELPKYVLSEPTNLIRDS from the exons AGAATAGTAAGAAACTCCGAAAGCCAAAGCCTTGGAAGCATACTCAGCCGATAACCAGTGCAGAGCTCAAACAGATGCGTGATGAATTCTGGGATACTGCTCCTCACTATGGCGGCCAGAAAG AGATTTGGGATGCACTCCGGGCTGCAGCTGAAGCTGATTTAAGCCTTGCGCAAGCAATAGTAGACAGTGCCGGTATTATTGTGTCGAGCACCGACATGACTCTTTGTTACGATGAAAGAG GTGCCAAGTATGAGCTTCCCAAGTATGTTTTGAGCGAGCCCACTAATTTAATTCGGGACAGCTAG